In Planctomycetaceae bacterium, a single genomic region encodes these proteins:
- a CDS encoding PSD1 and planctomycete cytochrome C domain-containing protein, which yields MHFRLAVCCLCVTFSSGIFAADFEHDVARVLVRRCLECHKGAEPSGGLSLEDASGLARGGDSGPAVVADKPDDSFLLQRVRSGEMPPPVKGVEQRLPDDEVRLLAEWIAAGAAWPKERRLDLYEVTTDIRGGRDWWAFQPVQRPEVPDVPSSQNIANPIDAFVLAKLNANGMQPAAPASGPELVRRLFFTTIGLPPSVDDLQRWSAEKNHDELVDELLSSPHFGERWARHWLDLVRYAETSGYERDQPKPFAWKYRDWVVDAINSDMPYDQFVLQQLAGDEIPDRTKSTVIATGFLRLGTWNDEPNDDEDYRYERLEDMVHAASSSFLGLTVKCARCHDHKFDPIPQHDYYRMASAFWPGPIAARDRALLGGPSAEELGFDDVLGWTDLSATPAPLHVLKSGERHHPLNEAVPGPLTLSPSLFREFESPADSAKTSGRRLQLAEWIIDPRNPLTPRVFVNRLWQHHFGEAIVRSPNNFGYKGDLPTHPELLDWLADEFVRSGWSAKHIHRLILTSNTWRQSSLHPLAAEYSQRDSSNRLWWRANRRRLDAETLRDALLTASGEIDLTVGGESFRPEISAEALEGLSRKEAAYQASPPEQQRRRSLYSFVSRSLMPPMMTTFDQCDTTLPCGQRDVTTVPTQALAMLNNDFVHARSRALAARVQTAAPDDLGEQITAAWRFVLGRAPDDDERRLAMQHLTSQTSRHSLSEQQALASLCHVLLNSNEFLYVD from the coding sequence ATGCATTTTCGACTTGCCGTGTGTTGCCTGTGCGTAACTTTCAGCTCCGGGATTTTTGCCGCGGACTTTGAACACGACGTCGCACGGGTGCTCGTCCGGCGCTGCCTGGAATGTCATAAGGGAGCCGAACCGTCCGGTGGTTTGTCGCTGGAAGACGCCAGCGGTCTGGCTCGCGGCGGCGATTCCGGCCCGGCCGTTGTTGCCGACAAACCAGACGACAGCTTTCTTCTGCAGCGTGTCCGGTCCGGTGAAATGCCGCCGCCCGTCAAAGGTGTCGAACAGCGGCTGCCCGACGATGAAGTCCGGCTGCTTGCCGAATGGATTGCCGCCGGAGCCGCATGGCCGAAAGAACGCCGACTGGACCTGTACGAAGTGACGACCGACATTCGCGGCGGCCGCGACTGGTGGGCGTTCCAGCCCGTCCAGCGCCCCGAAGTTCCTGACGTGCCGTCGTCGCAAAACATCGCGAATCCGATCGATGCGTTCGTGCTGGCGAAACTGAACGCGAACGGAATGCAGCCGGCGGCCCCTGCCAGCGGCCCGGAACTCGTGCGGCGGCTGTTCTTCACCACCATCGGCCTGCCTCCTTCCGTCGACGACCTGCAACGATGGTCGGCGGAAAAAAACCATGACGAACTGGTTGACGAGCTGCTTTCCAGTCCGCATTTCGGCGAACGCTGGGCTCGCCACTGGCTGGATCTGGTTCGATACGCCGAAACGTCCGGCTATGAACGAGACCAGCCGAAGCCGTTCGCGTGGAAGTACCGCGACTGGGTGGTCGACGCGATCAACAGTGACATGCCCTACGATCAGTTCGTGCTGCAGCAACTGGCCGGCGACGAAATTCCGGATCGCACAAAATCGACCGTCATCGCCACGGGATTCCTTCGCCTGGGCACATGGAACGATGAACCGAACGACGACGAAGACTACCGGTACGAACGTCTGGAAGACATGGTTCACGCCGCGTCGTCGTCGTTTCTGGGACTAACGGTCAAGTGCGCTCGATGCCACGATCACAAGTTCGACCCGATTCCGCAGCACGACTACTATCGCATGGCGTCCGCGTTCTGGCCGGGGCCGATTGCCGCGCGGGATCGAGCGCTTCTGGGAGGACCGTCCGCCGAGGAACTGGGCTTCGACGATGTCCTGGGCTGGACGGATCTGTCAGCGACGCCCGCGCCTCTGCACGTGTTGAAAAGTGGTGAACGTCACCATCCGCTGAACGAAGCCGTTCCCGGTCCACTGACGCTTTCGCCGTCGCTGTTCCGCGAATTCGAATCGCCGGCCGACTCTGCGAAAACAAGCGGCCGGCGTCTTCAACTGGCCGAATGGATCATTGATCCTCGCAATCCGCTGACGCCGCGAGTCTTCGTGAACCGCCTCTGGCAGCATCACTTCGGAGAAGCCATCGTCCGTTCACCGAACAACTTCGGTTACAAGGGAGACCTGCCGACTCATCCCGAACTGCTGGACTGGCTGGCCGACGAATTCGTCCGCAGCGGCTGGTCGGCAAAGCACATTCATCGGCTGATTCTGACATCGAACACGTGGCGGCAGTCATCGCTGCATCCGCTCGCGGCGGAATACTCGCAGCGTGATTCGTCAAACCGGCTGTGGTGGCGAGCCAACCGCCGACGGCTCGACGCGGAGACTCTGCGCGACGCGCTGCTGACCGCGTCCGGAGAAATCGACCTGACCGTCGGCGGTGAAAGCTTTCGACCCGAAATCAGCGCGGAAGCTCTGGAAGGCCTGTCTCGCAAGGAAGCCGCTTATCAGGCGTCGCCGCCCGAACAGCAGCGCCGCCGCAGTCTGTACAGCTTCGTTTCCCGAAGCCTGATGCCGCCGATGATGACAACCTTCGATCAGTGCGACACGACACTGCCCTGCGGTCAGCGAGACGTGACGACCGTTCCCACGCAGGCGCTGGCAATGCTGAACAACGATTTCGTCCACGCCCGCAGCAGAGCCCTCGCGGCCCGCGTCCAAACTGCCGCACCGGATGATCTCGGGGAACAGATCACCGCCGCCTGGCGATTTGTGCTGGGCCGTGCTCCGGATGACGACGAACGCCGGCTCGCGATGCAGCACCTGACATCACAAACGTCGCGACATTCGCTGTCAGAACAGCAGGCGCTGGCCTCACTGTGCCACGTCCTGCTGAATTCCAACGAATTCCTGTACGTGGACTAA
- a CDS encoding helix-turn-helix transcriptional regulator, producing the protein MAQKVKPTQAQQSQWKQSVAEVDVEVDQTQVRELLSKLGDTGVDDVIDRLKALRESRGVSLRALEESSGIPRGSLSKIENHQHAPGLATLSSYAAALGKTIRVVVVDNP; encoded by the coding sequence ATGGCTCAGAAGGTGAAGCCGACACAGGCTCAGCAGTCTCAGTGGAAACAGTCAGTCGCGGAGGTCGACGTGGAAGTCGATCAGACCCAGGTTCGTGAATTGCTCTCGAAACTCGGCGACACCGGAGTTGATGATGTGATTGACCGTCTCAAAGCGTTGCGGGAATCCCGTGGTGTGTCACTGCGCGCGCTGGAAGAAAGCAGCGGCATTCCTCGCGGGAGCCTGTCAAAAATCGAAAACCATCAGCATGCACCTGGTCTTGCCACACTCAGCAGCTACGCAGCCGCACTCGGAAAGACGATCCGAGTCGTTGTCGTGGATAATCCGTAA
- the ribA gene encoding GTP cyclohydrolase II, with amino-acid sequence MPLESIEHAIDALRHGRMVIVVDDEDRENEGDFICAAESITADQVEFMLKIGRGTLCVPMAGEEAERLKLGPVVDDSRNTAPNKTAFLMAVDHIDAGTGVSADNRARTIRQLANPESRPEQFVQPGHVSPLKAMDGGVLRRAGHTEATVDLMRLAGRRPVGVLIEICSQRTHGMADLDELRQLSAEHRIPIITIEELIRYRRVRERLVTRAVEVKIPTAQFGTPTVVAYQVAHEDQEPLALVWGDVSAVDAPLVRMHSSCFTGDVLDSLRCDCGDQLRLAMQMIHSEGAGAVVYLPQEGRGIGLLAKLRAYKLQDEGLDTVEANTRLGFKADMRDYMVGLQILKDLGLTRVRLLTNNPKKTDAFVYTASDLQIVEQVPIVAPPNEFRSSYMATKKAKMGHILPDESIPAPAGRPS; translated from the coding sequence GTGCCACTGGAATCCATTGAACACGCGATCGACGCACTTCGGCACGGCCGCATGGTGATTGTCGTCGATGACGAAGACCGCGAAAACGAAGGCGACTTCATCTGCGCGGCGGAATCGATTACGGCCGATCAGGTCGAATTCATGCTGAAGATCGGACGCGGCACGCTGTGCGTTCCGATGGCCGGCGAAGAAGCGGAGCGACTGAAGCTGGGACCGGTCGTCGACGACTCGCGCAATACCGCTCCCAACAAGACCGCGTTTCTGATGGCTGTGGACCACATCGACGCCGGTACAGGAGTCAGCGCGGACAATCGCGCCAGGACGATTCGGCAACTGGCAAATCCGGAGTCGCGTCCGGAACAGTTCGTTCAGCCCGGCCATGTGTCTCCGCTGAAAGCCATGGACGGGGGCGTCCTGCGGCGAGCGGGCCATACCGAAGCAACCGTCGACCTGATGCGGCTGGCCGGGCGGCGCCCCGTGGGGGTTCTGATCGAAATCTGCAGCCAGCGCACTCACGGCATGGCCGATCTGGATGAACTCCGGCAACTCAGCGCGGAGCACCGCATTCCGATCATCACGATCGAAGAACTGATTCGCTACCGTCGCGTGCGCGAACGCCTGGTGACTCGCGCGGTGGAAGTCAAAATCCCGACGGCTCAGTTCGGCACGCCGACGGTTGTCGCCTACCAGGTGGCTCATGAAGATCAGGAGCCCCTGGCGCTGGTGTGGGGCGACGTGTCCGCCGTGGACGCTCCGCTGGTGCGGATGCATTCGTCATGCTTTACCGGAGACGTCCTGGATTCACTGCGCTGCGACTGCGGTGATCAGTTGCGACTGGCCATGCAGATGATTCACAGCGAAGGAGCGGGAGCCGTTGTGTATCTGCCGCAGGAAGGCCGCGGCATCGGACTGCTGGCCAAGCTGCGAGCCTACAAGCTGCAGGACGAAGGTCTGGACACCGTCGAAGCGAATACGCGGCTGGGCTTCAAGGCCGACATGCGCGACTACATGGTCGGACTGCAGATTCTGAAGGATCTGGGACTGACCCGAGTGCGGCTGCTGACCAACAACCCCAAAAAAACCGACGCGTTCGTGTACACGGCATCCGACCTGCAGATCGTGGAACAGGTTCCCATTGTCGCTCCTCCCAACGAATTTCGAAGTAGCTACATGGCGACCAAGAAGGCCAAAATGGGACACATCCTTCCCGACGAAAGCATCCCGGCGCCGGCCGGTCGACCGTCGTGA
- a CDS encoding DUF1553 domain-containing protein, with product MRFAAALPLFVALLTPNGLTVAAEFSLSIGPAADSGQIHIRSADIRQQLVVSAVSAGGELDVTRQVTFTSEPEGVVTIDGTGLVTPLHDGETVITATRDDQQTSIPVSVTGFESPLPISFRNQITPIFTKLSCNGGGCHGKASGQNGFKLSLLGFYPQDDYEFLRKESRGRRIFPGAPSESLLLKKAIGRSPHGGGKRMERDSYEYRMLVRWIEQGMPYGSDSDPEVVGIRCFPDARVMPTNGEQQIAVIATYSDGSTEDVTRMALYEANDTEMAECSGTGLVETLELTGEVAIMARYQGQVATFRATIPLGADTSEMPEPANLVDNAVFDKLRLLGIPPSPVCDDATFLRRVTLDITGSLPTEEQVAKFLADTSADKRDRLIDELLNSTAYADHFANKWNFVLRNKKERGEDTPGTFLFHQWVWDSIYENKPYDRFVREIITASGEPLINPAVTWYREVDQTEEQVEDTAQLFLGLRIQCARCHHHPFEKWSQNDYYGLAAFFTRIGRANIPGAQGNTRDRRVVHNEGVATSRNPRSGADLKPTGLGAEAAYEIPADEDPRIRLADWMSDPQNPFFARSLVNRYWKHFFSRGIVEPEDDMRATNPPTNPELLDGLAQHFVESGFDMKELIRTICRSKTYQLSSLPNEYNATDKQNFSRYYPRRLSAEALYDGFHMVTKTSEGFSGMPGGTRAIQLVDTSSGPYFLKVFGQPQGDTACECERSQDANLAQSLHLLNSKEIQDKIARDGARAAILAADDARSHEDRIRELYRAVFARDPRPDEQEIALKYIEGHKDEPRVAYEDITWALINTKEFLFNH from the coding sequence ATGAGATTCGCTGCCGCGTTGCCCTTGTTTGTTGCGCTGCTGACACCGAACGGCTTGACCGTCGCTGCGGAGTTTTCGCTGTCCATCGGTCCGGCCGCGGACTCCGGTCAGATTCACATTCGCAGCGCCGATATTCGCCAGCAATTGGTCGTCTCGGCAGTGTCCGCCGGCGGAGAACTCGACGTGACGCGACAGGTGACGTTTACCAGTGAACCGGAAGGCGTTGTCACGATCGACGGCACCGGGCTGGTGACACCGCTGCATGACGGCGAAACGGTCATCACCGCGACTCGCGACGATCAGCAGACCAGCATTCCCGTGTCGGTCACCGGCTTCGAATCGCCGCTGCCGATCAGTTTCCGCAACCAGATCACTCCGATCTTCACAAAACTCAGTTGCAACGGAGGCGGCTGTCACGGGAAAGCCAGCGGGCAGAACGGCTTCAAGCTTTCTCTGCTGGGCTTCTATCCGCAGGACGATTACGAATTCCTGCGAAAGGAATCTCGCGGACGGCGAATTTTTCCGGGTGCTCCGAGTGAAAGCCTGCTGCTGAAAAAAGCCATCGGCCGCAGTCCTCACGGCGGCGGCAAGCGGATGGAACGCGACAGCTACGAATACCGCATGCTGGTTCGCTGGATTGAACAGGGCATGCCATACGGCAGCGACAGCGATCCGGAAGTGGTCGGCATTCGCTGCTTCCCCGACGCGCGAGTCATGCCGACAAATGGCGAACAGCAGATCGCCGTCATTGCCACCTACAGCGACGGTTCCACCGAAGACGTCACTCGCATGGCACTGTATGAAGCCAACGATACGGAAATGGCGGAATGTTCCGGAACCGGGCTCGTCGAGACTCTCGAACTGACCGGCGAAGTGGCCATCATGGCTCGTTATCAGGGCCAGGTCGCCACGTTCCGGGCCACGATTCCGCTGGGAGCCGACACGTCCGAAATGCCGGAACCCGCGAATCTTGTCGACAACGCCGTGTTCGACAAACTCCGGCTGCTGGGGATTCCGCCGTCTCCGGTCTGCGACGACGCGACGTTCCTGCGACGCGTCACGCTGGACATCACCGGTTCCCTGCCGACCGAAGAACAGGTGGCAAAGTTCCTGGCCGACACCAGCGCCGACAAACGTGATCGGCTGATTGACGAACTGCTGAACAGCACGGCCTACGCCGATCACTTCGCCAACAAGTGGAACTTCGTCCTGCGAAACAAAAAGGAACGCGGCGAAGACACACCCGGGACATTTCTGTTTCATCAGTGGGTGTGGGACAGCATCTACGAAAACAAACCTTACGATCGGTTCGTTCGCGAAATCATCACTGCATCCGGAGAACCGCTGATCAATCCGGCGGTGACCTGGTACCGCGAAGTCGACCAGACCGAAGAACAGGTCGAAGACACCGCTCAACTGTTCCTGGGGCTGCGAATTCAATGCGCCCGCTGTCACCACCATCCGTTCGAAAAGTGGAGCCAGAACGATTACTACGGTCTGGCAGCGTTCTTTACGCGAATCGGGCGGGCCAACATTCCGGGAGCACAGGGCAACACCCGCGATCGCCGCGTGGTCCACAACGAAGGCGTTGCCACGTCACGCAATCCGCGATCCGGCGCTGATCTGAAGCCAACCGGCCTTGGCGCGGAAGCGGCGTATGAAATTCCGGCCGACGAAGATCCGCGAATCCGGCTGGCAGACTGGATGTCCGATCCGCAGAACCCGTTCTTCGCCCGATCTCTGGTCAACCGCTACTGGAAGCACTTCTTCAGCCGCGGAATTGTCGAACCGGAAGACGACATGCGAGCAACGAATCCGCCCACGAATCCCGAACTGCTCGACGGGCTGGCTCAGCACTTTGTTGAATCCGGTTTCGACATGAAGGAACTGATTCGCACGATCTGCCGGTCAAAGACCTATCAGCTCAGTTCGCTTCCGAACGAATACAATGCGACGGACAAACAGAACTTCTCCCGTTACTACCCGCGGCGACTCAGCGCCGAAGCGCTCTACGACGGATTCCACATGGTCACGAAAACGTCGGAAGGCTTCAGCGGAATGCCCGGCGGAACCAGAGCCATTCAACTGGTGGATACGTCCAGCGGTCCGTATTTTCTGAAGGTCTTCGGCCAGCCGCAGGGTGACACCGCCTGCGAGTGCGAACGCAGCCAGGACGCTAATCTCGCCCAAAGCCTCCATTTGCTGAACAGCAAGGAAATCCAGGACAAGATTGCTCGCGATGGCGCGCGAGCAGCCATTCTGGCGGCCGACGATGCCCGGTCCCACGAAGACCGCATCCGTGAACTTTACCGTGCCGTGTTTGCCCGCGATCCTCGACCTGACGAACAGGAGATCGCTCTGAAATACATCGAAGGTCACAAGGACGAACCGCGCGTCGCCTATGAAGACATCACCTGGGCTCTGATCAACACAAAGGAGTTCTTGTTTAATCATTAG